One window of Streptosporangiales bacterium genomic DNA carries:
- a CDS encoding cyclase family protein, which yields MSAGSIEVVDLTAPLTSETPILQLPPQFGQTATFELQEISSYDDRGPAWYWNNFRTGEHTGTHFDAPNHWISGKGGEDIASVPAGKLVAPAAVLDFSAEVAANPDFLLEIDHVRAWEQAHGPLPAGGWLLFRTGWDARSRSQEEFLNADESGPHTPGLSAECARWLAEEAPVIGLGTETVGTDAGAAGGFEPMFPCHNLMHGAGKYGLTQLQNLAKLPPNGAVIVASPLRIAGGSGSPARVLALVEH from the coding sequence ATGTCAGCCGGGTCGATCGAGGTCGTCGACCTCACTGCGCCGCTGACCAGTGAGACCCCGATCCTCCAGCTGCCGCCGCAGTTCGGCCAGACCGCCACGTTCGAGTTGCAGGAGATCAGCAGCTACGACGACCGCGGCCCCGCCTGGTACTGGAACAACTTCCGCACCGGTGAGCACACCGGCACGCACTTCGACGCGCCGAACCACTGGATCTCCGGCAAGGGTGGTGAGGACATCGCGTCGGTGCCGGCGGGCAAGCTCGTCGCGCCCGCCGCGGTGCTCGACTTCTCCGCCGAGGTCGCGGCGAACCCCGACTTCCTGCTCGAGATCGACCACGTCAGGGCGTGGGAGCAGGCGCACGGGCCGTTGCCCGCCGGTGGCTGGCTGCTGTTCCGCACCGGCTGGGACGCCAGGTCGCGCTCGCAGGAGGAGTTCCTCAACGCCGACGAGAGCGGTCCGCACACCCCCGGCCTGTCCGCGGAGTGCGCGCGCTGGTTGGCCGAGGAGGCCCCGGTGATCGGGCTGGGCACGGAGACCGTCGGCACCGACGCGGGCGCGGCCGGCGGGTTCGAGCCGATGTTCCCGTGCCACAACCTGATGCACGGGGCCGGCAAGTACGGCCTCACCCAGCTGCAGAACCTGGCCAAGCTGCCGCCGAACGGCGCGGTCATCGTCGCCAGCCCGTTGCGCATCGCCGGCGGCTCGGGTAGCCCGGCGCGGGTGCTCGCGCTCGTCGAACACTGA
- a CDS encoding enoyl-CoA hydratase family protein, translated as MSPFRGSAPFTEEWRHFRLDVTDAVATVTFDRPERLNALTFDTYADLRDFLTEVPHRDDIRVVVLRGEGRAFCSGGDVDEIIGATLAMRPDELLAFTRMTGEVVRCLRECPVPVISAVHGTAAGAGAVIALASDFRVAARAAKFAFLFTKVGLSGGDMGAAYLLPRLVGLGRATQLLMLGDSLPAEEAERWGLVSQLVDDGTAVDEAVATLAARLAGGPWQAYAQTKALLSREQDMSLSASLELEAVTQALLMNGADYREFHAAFTGKRDPNWQGR; from the coding sequence ATGAGCCCGTTCCGCGGGTCCGCTCCGTTCACCGAGGAATGGCGGCACTTCAGGCTCGACGTGACGGACGCCGTCGCCACCGTCACGTTCGACCGGCCGGAGCGACTCAACGCGCTGACCTTCGACACGTACGCGGACCTGCGCGACTTCCTCACCGAGGTGCCGCACCGCGACGACATCCGGGTGGTCGTGCTGCGCGGCGAGGGCCGTGCGTTCTGCTCCGGCGGCGACGTCGACGAGATCATCGGCGCGACGCTTGCGATGCGCCCGGACGAGCTGCTGGCGTTCACCCGGATGACCGGCGAGGTCGTACGGTGCCTGCGGGAGTGTCCGGTGCCCGTCATCAGCGCGGTGCACGGCACGGCGGCTGGCGCCGGCGCGGTGATCGCGCTGGCGAGCGACTTCCGGGTCGCTGCGCGCGCCGCGAAGTTCGCGTTCCTGTTCACGAAGGTAGGGCTTAGCGGCGGCGACATGGGCGCCGCGTACCTGCTGCCTCGCCTGGTGGGGCTTGGCCGCGCGACGCAGCTGCTGATGCTCGGCGACTCGCTGCCGGCCGAGGAGGCAGAGCGGTGGGGACTGGTGAGCCAACTCGTCGACGACGGGACAGCGGTCGACGAGGCCGTGGCTACGCTCGCCGCGCGGCTGGCCGGCGGCCCCTGGCAGGCGTACGCGCAGACGAAGGCGCTGCTGTCGCGCGAGCAGGACATGAGCCTGTCCGCTTCGCTCGAGCTCGAGGCCGTGACGCAGGCGCTGTTGATGAACGGTGCCGACTACCGCGAGTTCCACGCGGCGTTCACCGGCAAGCGCGACCCGAACTGGCAGGGACGTTGA
- a CDS encoding aminotransferase class V-fold PLP-dependent enzyme: MPGATPADADSPARFRDRFPSLTDTVHLASCSQGAASTDLSAALLEFQHTMREYGAPWDRWMAEVARARQLFAELIGAHPDEVAVVPCASDGAFQIASTYGWQERPRIVTTDMEFPSIAHVWLAQRPRGAEVVHLPDRDGTLPAEDFAAALGDRVSLVSVPLASYRNGARLPVADVVGMAHDAGARVFVDAYQAAGVLPIDVRELDCDYLVAGALKYLLGIPGIAFLYVRGGLTDEVPPQLTGWFAQSDPYAFDPRTLDLAPTARRFETGTPSIPSAYGAVAGMRCLARADQAAVWQHVGELATDLHESLARAGEQLWSPAEPALRGAQVAIVDEQPTELAAYLANRRIATSPRGHVLRLSLHYYNDHSDVAKVCEAIADYRKHRA; encoded by the coding sequence GTGCCCGGTGCCACGCCTGCCGACGCCGATTCGCCGGCGCGCTTCAGGGACCGGTTCCCTTCGCTCACCGACACCGTGCACCTGGCCAGCTGCAGCCAGGGCGCCGCGTCGACCGACCTCTCCGCCGCACTGCTCGAGTTCCAGCACACCATGCGGGAGTACGGCGCGCCCTGGGATCGCTGGATGGCGGAGGTGGCACGGGCGCGGCAGCTGTTCGCGGAGCTGATCGGCGCGCACCCCGACGAGGTCGCCGTCGTGCCGTGCGCGTCGGACGGGGCGTTCCAGATCGCCTCGACGTACGGCTGGCAGGAGCGCCCGCGGATCGTCACCACCGACATGGAGTTCCCCTCCATCGCGCACGTCTGGCTGGCACAGCGGCCGCGCGGCGCGGAGGTCGTCCACCTGCCCGACCGCGACGGCACGCTGCCCGCAGAGGACTTCGCCGCGGCCCTGGGCGACCGGGTGTCGCTGGTGTCGGTGCCGCTCGCGTCGTACCGCAATGGCGCGCGGCTGCCGGTGGCCGACGTGGTCGGCATGGCGCACGACGCGGGCGCGCGGGTGTTCGTGGACGCCTACCAGGCCGCCGGTGTGCTGCCGATCGACGTGCGTGAGCTCGACTGCGACTACCTGGTCGCGGGTGCGCTGAAGTACCTGCTGGGCATCCCGGGGATCGCGTTCCTCTACGTGCGCGGCGGCCTCACCGACGAGGTGCCGCCGCAACTCACCGGGTGGTTCGCGCAGTCCGACCCGTACGCGTTCGACCCGCGCACACTCGACCTCGCACCGACGGCGAGGCGGTTCGAGACCGGCACGCCGTCGATCCCGTCCGCGTATGGCGCGGTCGCCGGCATGCGGTGCCTGGCCCGCGCCGACCAGGCGGCGGTGTGGCAACACGTCGGCGAGCTGGCGACGGACCTGCACGAGTCGCTCGCCCGCGCCGGCGAGCAGCTGTGGTCGCCGGCCGAGCCCGCCCTGCGCGGCGCCCAGGTCGCCATCGTCGACGAGCAGCCGACCGAGCTCGCGGCGTACCTCGCCAACCGCCGGATCGCCACCAGCCCGCGCGGTCACGTGCTGCGGCTGTCGCTGCACTACTACAACGACCACAGCGACGTCGCGAAGGTCTGCGAGGCCATCGCCGACTACCGCAAGCACCGCGCCTGA
- a CDS encoding peptide chain release factor 3, which translates to MTASSELHTQHTSRDAAAREAGRRRTFAVISHPDAGKSTLTEALALHAEVIAEAGAVHGKSGRRGVVSDWMAMEQVRGISITSAALQFAFRDVVINLLDTPGHADFSEDTYRVLAAVDCAVMLLDAAKGLEPQTLKLFEVCKYRGIPVVTFVNKWDRPGRDALDLMDEIEQRIGLRPTPLTWPVGESGAFRGVLDRRDGQFVRFTRTAGGATRAPEERLSPVYARAEEGAEWTRAVEEAELLSATDQDHDEATFLAGTTTPVLFGAAVMNFGVGQLLDVLVDIAPSPAPRPDVDGNAQPLDAAFSGFVFKVQAGMDRAHRDRLAFMRVCSGVFERGMVVTHAASGKPFATKYAQQVFGRERNTVDVAYPGDIVGLVNASALRIGDTLYDGKPVVYPGIPSFAPEHFAVTRVSDTGKSKQFRRAIEQLEQENVVQVLRSDLRGSAAPVLAAVGPMQFEVVAHRLEHEFNAPARLDQLDYQLARRTRAEDAAMLDRQRGVEVFERTDGALLALFTDIWRLRSIERDHPDVLLEPLLAGRTTE; encoded by the coding sequence GTGACGGCCTCCTCCGAGCTCCACACCCAGCACACCTCACGCGACGCCGCAGCGCGCGAGGCTGGCCGCAGGCGTACCTTCGCGGTCATCAGCCACCCGGACGCCGGCAAGTCGACCCTCACCGAGGCGCTCGCACTGCACGCCGAGGTGATCGCGGAGGCCGGCGCGGTGCACGGCAAGTCCGGCAGGCGCGGCGTGGTGTCCGACTGGATGGCCATGGAGCAGGTGCGCGGCATCTCCATCACGTCGGCGGCGCTGCAGTTCGCGTTCCGCGACGTGGTGATCAACCTGCTCGACACCCCGGGCCACGCGGACTTCTCCGAGGACACCTACCGGGTGCTGGCAGCCGTCGACTGCGCGGTGATGCTGCTCGACGCCGCCAAGGGCCTGGAACCGCAGACGCTGAAGCTGTTCGAGGTGTGCAAGTACCGGGGTATCCCGGTCGTCACCTTCGTGAACAAGTGGGACCGGCCCGGCCGCGACGCCCTCGACCTGATGGACGAGATCGAGCAGCGGATCGGGCTGCGCCCGACCCCGTTGACCTGGCCGGTGGGCGAGTCCGGCGCCTTCCGTGGCGTGCTCGACCGCAGGGACGGTCAGTTCGTGCGGTTCACCCGTACCGCGGGCGGCGCGACCCGGGCACCCGAGGAGCGCCTCTCGCCGGTGTACGCGCGTGCCGAAGAAGGCGCCGAGTGGACCCGCGCGGTCGAGGAGGCCGAGCTGCTGTCGGCCACCGACCAGGACCACGACGAGGCGACGTTCCTCGCCGGCACGACCACCCCCGTGCTCTTCGGCGCTGCGGTAATGAACTTCGGGGTCGGCCAGCTGCTCGACGTCCTCGTCGACATCGCGCCGTCGCCCGCGCCCCGTCCCGACGTCGACGGCAACGCGCAGCCGCTCGACGCAGCGTTCAGCGGGTTCGTGTTCAAGGTGCAAGCGGGCATGGACCGCGCCCACCGCGACCGGCTGGCGTTCATGCGGGTCTGCTCCGGGGTGTTCGAGCGCGGCATGGTGGTGACGCACGCCGCCAGCGGCAAGCCGTTCGCCACCAAGTACGCGCAGCAGGTGTTCGGGCGTGAGCGCAACACCGTCGACGTCGCCTACCCCGGTGACATCGTCGGCCTGGTGAACGCGTCGGCGCTGCGGATCGGCGACACGCTGTACGACGGGAAACCGGTCGTCTATCCGGGGATCCCGAGCTTCGCGCCCGAGCACTTCGCGGTGACGCGGGTCAGCGACACCGGTAAGTCGAAGCAGTTCAGGCGCGCCATCGAACAGCTCGAGCAGGAGAACGTCGTGCAGGTGCTGCGCTCGGACCTGCGGGGTTCCGCGGCACCGGTGCTCGCGGCGGTCGGGCCGATGCAGTTCGAGGTCGTCGCGCACCGGCTGGAGCACGAGTTCAACGCGCCCGCCCGCCTGGACCAGCTCGACTACCAGCTGGCCCGGCGCACCCGCGCCGAGGACGCCGCCATGCTCGACCGACAGCGCGGCGTCGAGGTGTTCGAACGTACCGACGGGGCGCTGCTCGCGCTGTTCACGGACATCTGGCGGCTGCGCTCGATCGAGCGCGACCACCCGGACGTCCTGCTCGAGCCGCTGCTCGCCGGCCGCACCACCGAGTAA
- a CDS encoding thiamine pyrophosphate-binding protein, producing the protein MHVAAAVGRTLAGLGVDHVFGVVGSGNFHLTNALVDAGARFVAARHEGGAATMADAYARMSGRVAAVSVHQGCGLTNAMTGIAEAAKSRTPLVVLAADVTEPKSNFYVDQAALATSVGATPMRVTSAADAVQVAAAAYDTAVRDRRTVVLNLPLPVQAEQAGGGLSEPIRPLPPAVEPSAADLDALVAALRRAQRPVFVAGRGARLPGSRAALEELAGHSGALLATSAVAKGLFNGSPWSLDVSGGFATPLAVELIQDADLVVGWGCALNMWTMRHGTLIAPDATVVQVDVDESALGAHRDIHLGVRGSVVEAAKAAGTAVADGEAPTGYRTDAVRQRIAAEGRWRDVPYDDESTGDHIDPRTLTVALDDLLPADRVVAVDSGNFMGYPSMFLSVPDEFGFCFTQAFQSIGLGLATAVGAALAQPQRLPVAALGDGGALMSAAELETVARLRLPMVAVVYNDAAYGAEVHHFGPDGHELATVRFPDTDIAAVARGYGWQAITVRQPADLAPVSGWLAGQRGEPLLIDAKVPSAHGSWWLEEAFRGH; encoded by the coding sequence ATGCACGTCGCCGCGGCCGTCGGCCGCACCCTCGCGGGCCTGGGCGTGGACCATGTCTTCGGCGTGGTGGGGTCGGGCAACTTCCACCTGACCAACGCCCTGGTCGACGCGGGCGCGCGGTTCGTCGCCGCGCGCCACGAGGGCGGCGCGGCGACCATGGCGGACGCGTACGCGCGGATGAGCGGGCGGGTCGCGGCGGTGTCCGTACACCAGGGCTGTGGCCTCACCAACGCGATGACCGGCATAGCCGAGGCCGCCAAGAGCCGCACGCCGCTTGTCGTCCTCGCCGCCGACGTCACCGAGCCGAAGTCGAACTTCTACGTCGACCAGGCCGCCCTTGCGACGTCGGTCGGGGCGACGCCGATGCGGGTGACGTCCGCCGCCGACGCCGTGCAGGTGGCGGCCGCCGCGTACGACACCGCCGTGCGCGACCGCCGTACGGTGGTGCTCAACCTGCCGCTTCCGGTGCAGGCCGAGCAGGCCGGCGGTGGGCTGTCGGAGCCGATCCGGCCGCTGCCGCCTGCGGTCGAGCCGTCCGCCGCGGATCTCGACGCGCTGGTGGCCGCGCTGCGGCGAGCGCAGCGCCCGGTGTTCGTCGCCGGCCGCGGCGCGCGGTTGCCTGGCAGTCGTGCGGCGCTCGAGGAGCTGGCCGGGCACAGCGGTGCACTGCTCGCGACGAGCGCGGTGGCCAAGGGACTCTTCAACGGCAGCCCGTGGTCGCTGGACGTCTCCGGTGGCTTCGCCACACCGCTGGCGGTGGAGCTGATCCAGGACGCCGACCTCGTCGTCGGCTGGGGATGTGCGCTCAACATGTGGACGATGCGGCACGGCACGCTCATCGCGCCCGATGCGACCGTCGTGCAGGTCGACGTGGACGAGTCGGCGCTCGGTGCCCACCGCGACATCCACCTCGGCGTGCGCGGTTCGGTCGTTGAGGCGGCGAAGGCGGCCGGCACGGCAGTCGCCGACGGCGAGGCCCCCACCGGCTACCGCACCGACGCCGTCCGGCAGCGGATCGCGGCCGAGGGGCGCTGGCGCGACGTGCCGTACGACGACGAGTCGACCGGCGACCACATCGACCCGCGCACGCTCACCGTCGCGCTCGACGACCTGCTGCCGGCGGACCGCGTCGTCGCCGTCGACTCGGGCAACTTCATGGGCTACCCGAGCATGTTCCTGTCGGTGCCGGACGAGTTCGGGTTCTGCTTCACCCAGGCGTTCCAGTCGATCGGGCTGGGTCTCGCCACCGCCGTCGGCGCGGCGCTCGCACAACCGCAGCGGCTGCCGGTCGCCGCGCTCGGCGACGGCGGTGCCCTGATGAGCGCAGCGGAACTGGAGACGGTCGCCAGGTTGCGGCTGCCCATGGTCGCCGTCGTGTACAACGACGCCGCGTACGGCGCCGAGGTCCACCACTTCGGCCCGGACGGGCACGAGCTCGCCACCGTACGGTTCCCCGACACCGACATCGCCGCCGTCGCCCGTGGCTACGGCTGGCAGGCGATCACCGTACGGCAGCCGGCCGACCTCGCCCCCGTAAGCGGCTGGCTGGCCGGCCAGCGCGGCGAACCGCTGCTGATCGACGCGAAGGTGCCGTCCGCCCACGGCTCCTGGTGGCTGGAGGAAGCGTTCCGCGGCCACTGA
- a CDS encoding cupin domain-containing protein — protein sequence MVEMRVRAVRTERGMTLTELAKRTGLSPGLISQVERGHTNPSLETLRRVAEALEVPIFSLFDQEAVDSAAVVTRERRMLVRSPHGGITYTRVSPGVGRLEVLEGTLEPGGVSAPEPWSHPSEECVVVLRGELVVEVDGKEHPLAVGDSCYFDSRRPHRYCNRSTERATFLVTVTPPSY from the coding sequence GTGGTCGAGATGCGGGTGCGAGCGGTACGCACCGAACGCGGCATGACGCTGACCGAGCTCGCCAAGCGCACCGGCCTGTCCCCCGGCCTGATCAGCCAGGTCGAGCGCGGGCATACCAACCCGAGCCTGGAGACGCTGCGACGCGTCGCGGAAGCACTCGAGGTGCCCATCTTCAGCCTGTTCGACCAGGAGGCCGTGGACAGCGCCGCGGTCGTCACGCGCGAGCGCCGGATGCTCGTCCGCTCCCCGCATGGCGGCATCACGTACACCCGGGTCTCGCCGGGCGTCGGCCGGCTCGAGGTGCTCGAGGGCACACTCGAACCCGGTGGTGTCTCGGCACCGGAGCCGTGGAGCCATCCCTCGGAGGAGTGCGTGGTCGTGCTCCGCGGCGAGCTCGTCGTCGAGGTGGACGGCAAGGAGCATCCGCTGGCGGTCGGCGACAGCTGCTACTTCGACTCGCGCCGCCCACACCGGTACTGCAACCGCTCGACGGAGCGCGCGACGTTCCTCGTCACCGTCACGCCGCCGAGCTACTGA
- a CDS encoding bifunctional salicylyl-CoA 5-hydroxylase/oxidoreductase produces the protein MRVAVIGGGPGGLYFAALTAQLDRGHEITVWERNAAEDTFGFGVVLSDETLGGIEHADPAVFAALQKEFARWDDIDIHAGGEVITSGGHGFAAISRKRLLEILQERCRELGVTVHFLTPAPPVEELAASHDLVVACDGVNSPTRQRYADTFQPTVDVRNCRYMWLGTDLVFDAFKFYIRETPYGVMQIHGYPFDAHGSTFIVEMHDDVWHAAGFDRIAATDLQPGESDQPSIDVVRELFADVLGGYQVLANNSKWLSFATVRNERWRHDNVVLLGDAAHTAHFSIGSGTKLAMEDGLALAACLHENKDLESALTAYEEERRPVVLSTQRAAQASLEWFENIGQYVDQEPMQFAFNIVTRSRRVTYDNLRVRDPEFVARVDDWFADHERRRGVAPGDVRPPMFQPMKLRELELPNRIVVSAMDMYLADDGMPSDFHFAHLTGKALGGAGLVMTEMVCVSREGRISPACCGMYDDEHVAAYRRITDFVHAHTQAKVGMQLGHSGRKGSTRRMWEGIDLPLPDGNWEVVAPSPLPYQPGVNQVPRELTVGELAEIKDQFVAATRRAERAGFDLVELHCAHGYLLSSFISPVTNERTDAYGGSLENRLRFPLEVFAAMREVWPQDRPITVRISATDWVEGGVDVDDAVLIASAFADAGANAIDVSTGQVTPEEQPAYGRSFQTPFSDAVRNRTGTATVAVGAISSYDDVNSILLAGRADLCALGRVHLYDPNWTLHAAADQEYDGPGVRWPLPWQAGRRKPQAGRADGPKPRLELIREGERTTNHARWHPQP, from the coding sequence ATGCGGGTCGCGGTGATCGGGGGAGGTCCCGGCGGGCTCTACTTCGCCGCGCTCACGGCGCAGCTCGACCGCGGCCACGAGATCACGGTCTGGGAGCGCAACGCCGCCGAGGACACGTTCGGCTTCGGCGTAGTGCTGTCGGACGAGACGCTCGGCGGCATCGAGCACGCCGACCCGGCGGTGTTCGCGGCGTTGCAGAAGGAGTTCGCGCGCTGGGACGACATCGACATCCATGCCGGCGGTGAGGTCATCACCAGCGGTGGGCACGGGTTCGCGGCGATCAGCCGCAAGCGCCTGCTGGAGATCCTGCAGGAGCGCTGCCGCGAGCTCGGCGTGACCGTCCACTTCCTCACCCCCGCGCCGCCGGTCGAGGAGCTGGCCGCCAGCCACGACCTGGTCGTCGCGTGCGACGGCGTCAACTCGCCGACCAGGCAGCGGTACGCCGACACGTTCCAGCCTACGGTCGACGTCCGCAACTGCCGGTACATGTGGCTCGGCACCGACCTGGTGTTCGACGCGTTCAAGTTCTACATCCGCGAGACGCCGTACGGCGTGATGCAGATCCACGGCTACCCGTTCGACGCGCACGGCAGCACGTTCATCGTGGAGATGCACGACGACGTGTGGCACGCGGCGGGCTTCGACCGCATCGCCGCAACCGACCTGCAGCCGGGGGAGTCGGACCAGCCGTCGATCGACGTGGTGCGCGAGCTCTTCGCCGACGTGCTCGGCGGCTACCAGGTGCTGGCCAACAACTCCAAGTGGCTCAGCTTCGCCACCGTGCGCAACGAGCGCTGGCGGCACGACAACGTCGTGCTGCTCGGCGACGCGGCGCACACCGCGCACTTCTCCATCGGGTCAGGCACCAAGCTGGCGATGGAGGACGGTCTCGCGCTCGCCGCGTGCCTGCACGAGAACAAGGACCTGGAGAGTGCGCTGACCGCGTACGAGGAGGAACGGCGGCCGGTGGTGCTCTCCACCCAGCGCGCCGCACAGGCCAGCCTGGAGTGGTTCGAGAACATCGGCCAGTACGTCGACCAGGAGCCGATGCAGTTCGCGTTCAACATCGTGACCCGCAGCCGGCGCGTCACGTATGACAACCTGCGGGTGCGCGACCCGGAGTTCGTCGCGCGGGTCGACGACTGGTTCGCCGACCACGAACGCCGCCGCGGCGTGGCACCCGGGGACGTGCGGCCGCCCATGTTCCAGCCGATGAAGCTGCGCGAGCTGGAGCTGCCCAACCGCATCGTGGTGTCGGCGATGGACATGTACCTGGCCGACGACGGCATGCCGAGCGACTTCCACTTCGCCCACCTGACGGGTAAGGCGCTCGGCGGCGCGGGCCTGGTGATGACGGAGATGGTCTGCGTCTCCCGAGAGGGAAGGATCTCGCCGGCCTGCTGCGGCATGTACGACGACGAGCACGTCGCCGCGTACCGCAGGATCACGGACTTCGTGCACGCGCACACCCAGGCGAAGGTCGGCATGCAGCTCGGTCACTCCGGCCGCAAGGGCTCCACCAGGCGGATGTGGGAAGGCATCGACCTCCCGCTGCCGGACGGGAACTGGGAGGTCGTCGCGCCTTCGCCGCTGCCGTACCAGCCGGGCGTCAACCAGGTGCCACGCGAGCTGACGGTCGGCGAGCTGGCCGAGATCAAGGACCAGTTCGTGGCCGCGACCCGCCGCGCCGAGCGTGCCGGCTTCGACCTGGTCGAGCTGCACTGCGCACACGGTTACCTGCTGTCGTCGTTCATCTCGCCGGTCACCAACGAGCGCACCGACGCGTACGGCGGCTCGCTGGAGAACCGGCTGCGGTTCCCGCTCGAGGTCTTCGCTGCCATGCGCGAGGTGTGGCCGCAGGACCGCCCGATCACCGTCCGCATCTCCGCCACCGACTGGGTCGAGGGCGGGGTCGACGTCGACGACGCGGTGCTCATCGCGTCGGCGTTCGCCGACGCTGGCGCGAACGCGATCGACGTCTCGACCGGGCAGGTGACGCCGGAGGAACAGCCGGCGTACGGCCGGTCGTTCCAGACGCCGTTCTCCGACGCCGTAAGGAACCGCACGGGGACCGCCACGGTCGCCGTCGGGGCGATCTCGTCGTACGACGACGTCAACTCCATCCTTCTCGCCGGGCGCGCCGACCTGTGCGCGCTCGGCCGGGTGCACCTGTACGACCCGAACTGGACTCTGCATGCCGCCGCCGACCAGGAGTACGACGGGCCAGGAGTGCGCTGGCCGCTGCCCTGGCAGGCGGGTAGGCGCAAGCCGCAGGCGGGCCGCGCCGACGGCCCCAAGCCCCGCCTGGAACTGATCCGCGAGGGCGAACGGACCACCAACCACGCCCGCTGGCACCCCCAGCCGTAG
- a CDS encoding acyl-CoA dehydrogenase, whose product MPFDLTPEQHELAAWVRAVAESTLAPIAARGRDGQVNRELVRAMGDLGLLARLFPGVAYGTPSGQAAAVDLCLLRESLASVSTEAETALALQGLGTYPVLQAGSAELVQQWVPAVARGDAVAAFALSEPDAGSDAASLHLQAVPDGAGWRLHGEKIWISNAPEADFYTVFARTTPDAGARGVSAFVVPADRPGLDGEHLDMISPHPIGRLTFDGVAVGRDDLLGELDRGFRVAMRTLDLFRPSVGAFAVGMYRAALDAAVAHAGSREAFGGPLKDQQTVAHTLAEMATRTEAARLLVYRAAAAYDAGEDRLATHAAMAKLYATETAQYVVDAAVQVHGARALRRGHLLEHLYREVRAPRIYEGATEIQRTIIARDLYR is encoded by the coding sequence ATGCCGTTCGACCTGACGCCGGAGCAGCACGAACTCGCCGCCTGGGTGCGCGCGGTCGCAGAAAGCACGCTGGCACCGATCGCCGCACGTGGCCGCGACGGGCAGGTGAACAGGGAGCTGGTCCGCGCGATGGGCGACCTCGGCCTGCTGGCCCGGCTGTTCCCAGGCGTTGCGTACGGGACGCCGTCCGGACAGGCCGCCGCGGTCGACCTGTGCCTGCTGCGCGAGTCGCTCGCGTCGGTGAGCACGGAGGCCGAGACCGCGCTCGCCCTGCAGGGCCTCGGCACCTACCCGGTGCTCCAGGCCGGCAGCGCGGAGCTCGTACAGCAGTGGGTGCCTGCGGTCGCGCGTGGTGACGCCGTCGCCGCGTTCGCGCTGTCGGAGCCGGACGCCGGGTCCGACGCCGCCTCGCTGCACCTACAGGCCGTACCCGACGGCGCCGGCTGGCGGCTGCACGGCGAGAAGATCTGGATCTCCAACGCGCCCGAAGCCGACTTCTACACGGTGTTCGCGCGCACCACACCGGACGCGGGCGCGCGCGGCGTGAGCGCGTTCGTCGTACCCGCCGACCGCCCCGGCCTGGACGGCGAGCACCTGGACATGATCTCGCCGCACCCGATCGGCCGGCTCACCTTCGACGGTGTCGCCGTCGGCCGCGACGACCTGCTCGGCGAGCTCGACCGCGGCTTCCGGGTAGCGATGCGCACGCTCGACCTGTTCCGGCCGAGCGTCGGCGCGTTCGCCGTCGGCATGTACCGGGCCGCACTCGACGCCGCGGTGGCGCACGCCGGTTCCCGTGAGGCGTTCGGCGGCCCGCTGAAAGACCAGCAGACCGTGGCACACACCCTCGCCGAGATGGCCACCCGCACCGAAGCCGCACGCCTGCTGGTGTACCGCGCGGCCGCCGCGTACGACGCCGGCGAGGACCGGCTGGCCACCCACGCGGCGATGGCGAAGCTGTACGCCACGGAGACCGCCCAGTACGTCGTGGACGCCGCCGTCCAGGTGCACGGCGCCCGGGCGCTGCGCCGTGGCCACCTGCTCGAGCACCTCTACCGCGAGGTGCGAGCGCCCCGCATCTACGAGGGCGCAACGGAGATCCAGCGTACGATCATCGCCCGCGACCTCTACCGCTGA